The Ictidomys tridecemlineatus isolate mIctTri1 chromosome 6, mIctTri1.hap1, whole genome shotgun sequence genome includes a region encoding these proteins:
- the LOC101966365 gene encoding sperm motility kinase Z: MNCKSSQTSVVLQEPCSCDEIPFTDHYQLLKTIGHGGFGQVKLARHLLTGAEVAVKILPKEGQVFPVLSEPDIMMTLSHPHVIQLFQVIETVQNAYLVMEYASGGQLSHHIQAGGMQEEEARRLFRQIARAVDYCHKKGVVHRDLKVENIMLDARGNIKLIDFGLSARFIAGLKLNRFWGTLSYLAPEIALRQEYEGPPVDIWSLGVILYFMLTGKCPFMGITTKHLLKLIVCGRYQIPHHVPTYAQNLICKLLTVNPKQRPTIQQILQHPWLRQSEYLPYHYHDPLPKHPDPAIMAILFDMGCDPYNTWVSVANRKFDDAMATYLILQHQISQGASYKFQLKAVHVKPRPSPHLWDPSNFPGLPKRSISEPALYNFLLPSEYQLPEEAKQLGLRSIRRSSLPAINLCFLRTWIPAPAIASQHDSVPHLPSPLSILSRWTAATDSSSSFQDISTWQPHDNRRGRKTVAGRITTCFQWLCCCMPCVSKNVAPMERGQKSHRCRNTVAPGGWTAETDQTNGQPEDPVLSGS, translated from the coding sequence ATGAATTGTAAGAGTAGTCAGACTAGTGTGGTGCTGCAGGAGCCCTGCTCCTGTGATGAGATTCCCTTCACAGACCATTATCAGCTCCTAAAGACCATTGGGCATGGTGGGTTTGGCCAGGTGAAACTAGCCCGCCATCTCCTCACTGGGGCAGAGGTGGCAGTAAAAATCCTGCCAAAGGAGGGGCAGGTGTTTCCAGTCCTCTCTGAACCAGATATCATGATGACTCTGAGCCACCCACATGTGATTCAGCTATTTCAGGTTATTGAAACTGTCCAAAATGCCTACCTCGTGATGGAGTACGCAAGTGGGGGACAGCTATCTCACCACATCCAGGCTGGTGGcatgcaggaggaggaggcacgGAGACTGTTCAGGCAGATCGCAAGGGCTGTGGACTACTGCCATAAGAAGGGTGTCGTGCACCGAGACCTGAAGGTGGAAAACATCATGCTGGATGCCAGAGGCAACATCAAACTCATCGACTTTGGCCTAAGTGCCAGGTTCATAGCTGGGCTGAAGTTGAACAGGTTCTGGGGCACTCTCTCATACCTTGCTCCTGAAATCGCCTTGCGACAAGAGTATGAGGGGCCCCCAGTGGATATCTGGAGCCTGGGAGtcattctgtattttatgttgACAGGGAAATGCCCATTTATGGGGATCACCACTAAGCACCTGCTGAAGCTGATCGTGTGCGGAAGGTACCAAATCCCCCACCATGTTCCTACCTATGCACAAAACCTCATCTGTAAACTACTGACTGTGAACCCCAAGCAGCGGCCCACAATACAGCAAATCCTGCAGCACCCATGGCTGAGGCAGAGTGAGTATTTACCATATCATTATCATGACCCACTCCCCAAACACCCAGATCCTGCAATAATGGCAATCCTGTTTGATATGGGCTGTGACCCATACAATACCTGGGTGTCTGTGGCCAATAGAAAGTTTGATGACGCCATGGCTACATACCTGATACTCCAGCATCAGATAAGCCAGGGGGCAAGCTACAAATTCCAGCTGAAAGCTGTGCATGTAAAGCCAAGACCTAGCCCACACCTCTGGGATCCTTCCAATTTCCCTGGCCTCCCAAAGAGGAGTATCAGTGAACCTGCCCTTTACAACTTCCTCTTGCCCTCTGAGTACCAGCTGCCTGAGGAGGCCAAGCAGTTAGGGCTGAGAAGCATCAGAAGGTCCAGCCTGCCTGCcattaatctctgctttctgcgtACATGGATCCCCGctcctgccatagcctcccaGCATGACTCTGTGCCCCACTTGCCCAGCCCCTTGAGTATTCTCAGTAGGTGGACTGCAGCAACAGACAGTAGCAGTTCCTTCCAAGACATCTCCACATGGCAACCCCATGACAACAGAAGAGGCCGGAAGACAGTGGCTGGGAGGATCACCACCTGCTTTCAATGGCTCTGCTGTTGTATGCCATGTGTCAGCAAAAATGTGGCTCCCATGGAAAGAGGGCAGAAATCTCATAGGTGCAGAAACACAGTGGCTCCAGGGGGATGGACAGCCGAGACAGACCAAACCAATGGACAGCCAGAGGACCCTGTGCTCTCTGGATCCTGA
- the Rfxap gene encoding regulatory factor X-associated protein: MHPCGGQDEASAESVLRQAPLPSGSVGVGQPVGYPCEVSGDAEEDAGEDEADLLDTSDPPGGGESTASLEDLEDEETHSGGESCSGGTRRRGSGGGNMSKTCTYEGCNETTSQVAKQRKPWMCKKHRNKMYKDKYKKKKSDQALNCGGATSSGSAGNVKLEESPDNILSIVKQRTGSFGDRPARPTLLEQVLNQKRLSLLRSPEVVQFLQKQQQLLNQQVLEQRQQQFPGASV; encoded by the exons ATGCACCCATGTGGGGGGCAGGACGAGGCCTCCGCGGAGAGCGTCCTGCGGCAGGCCCCGCTCCCGTCGGGCAGCGTCGGAGTGGGACAGCCGGTTGGGTACCCGTGTGAAGTGTCAGGGGATGCTGAGGAGGACGCAGGGGAGGATGAAGCGGACCTGTTGGACACTTCGGACCCCCCAGGGGGAGGCGAGAGCACAGCCAGCTTGGAGGATCTGGAGGACGAGGAGACACACTCTGGCGGCGAGAGCTGCAGCGGGGGAACCCGGAGACGGGGCAGCGGCGGGGGCAACATGAGCAAGACTTGCACCTATGAGGGCTGCAATGAGACCACGAGCCAAGTGGCCAAACAGCGGAAGCCGTGGATGTGCAAGAAACACCGCAACAAGATGTACAAGGACaagtacaaaaagaagaaaagcgaCCAGGCCCTGAATTGTGGTGGGGCCACCTCATCTGGCAGCGCGGGAAACGTCAAACTGGAG GAAAGTCCAGACAATATACTCTCTATTGTCAAACAAAGAACAGGATCTTTTGGGGATCGTCCTGCAAGACCTACTCTTTTAGAACAAGTGTTAAATCAGAAAAGATTG tcatTACTAAGAAGTCCAGAAGTAGTGCAGTTTttgcagaagcagcagcagctatTAAATCAGCAAGTTTTGGAGCAAAGACAGCAGCAGTTTCCAGGAGCATCTGTGTGA